From a single Stackebrandtia endophytica genomic region:
- the aroB gene encoding 3-dehydroquinate synthase, with the protein MSPVLVLVGPPGSGKTTVGKRLADKLGVSFRDTDVDIAEAAGSPIPDIFVDHGEEHFRSLEREAVAAALSEHDGVLALGGGAVLAESTRALLADADVAFLSVELSAAVARVGLGAGRPLLAMNPRATMKVLLDQRKPLYREVADVTVDTDDRTPDEVVSELAQWLGGPAVVTVGSASQSYDVVIGADATVALVDQLTGARRAAILYSAPMAEHATRVAAFIADVVEPVAIEVPDAEAGKTIEVAARCWDRLGEAGFTRTDVIIGIGGGAVTDLAGFVAACWLRGVDVIQLPTSVLGMVDAAVGGKTGVNTGGGKNLVGAFHPPRSVLCDLSILDTLPRVDRAAGLAEVIKCGFIADPKILDIIEADPKAALDPSSPQLAELVRRAIAVKAEVVTEDLTEAGRRAFLNYGHTFAHAIEKVERYERRHGEAVSIGMMFAAVLGRMTGRVDLVERTRAILESVGLPTGYVDGRFDDLAAAMRLDKKNTGHTQRFVLLDDLVAPALVDDVTVEQQAAAYREITT; encoded by the coding sequence ATGAGCCCGGTGCTGGTGCTGGTCGGCCCGCCCGGAAGCGGAAAGACCACAGTGGGTAAACGGTTGGCCGACAAACTCGGAGTTTCCTTTCGTGACACCGATGTCGACATAGCCGAGGCCGCCGGATCCCCGATCCCCGACATCTTCGTCGACCACGGTGAGGAGCACTTCCGCAGCCTGGAACGCGAGGCGGTGGCCGCCGCGTTGTCCGAACACGACGGGGTCCTCGCGCTCGGTGGGGGTGCGGTTCTGGCCGAGTCGACCCGAGCCCTGCTGGCCGACGCGGACGTGGCGTTTCTGTCGGTGGAGCTCTCCGCCGCGGTCGCCCGAGTGGGCTTGGGCGCGGGGCGGCCGCTGTTGGCGATGAATCCGCGGGCGACGATGAAGGTCCTGCTGGACCAACGTAAGCCGCTGTACCGCGAGGTCGCCGACGTCACCGTCGACACCGACGACCGCACACCCGACGAGGTCGTGTCGGAGCTGGCGCAGTGGTTGGGTGGTCCCGCCGTGGTCACGGTGGGGTCGGCGTCGCAAAGCTATGACGTCGTGATCGGTGCCGACGCCACCGTGGCGTTGGTCGATCAGTTGACGGGTGCGCGCCGCGCGGCGATCCTGTACTCCGCGCCGATGGCCGAACACGCCACTCGAGTCGCCGCCTTCATCGCCGATGTGGTCGAACCGGTCGCGATCGAGGTTCCCGACGCCGAAGCCGGCAAGACCATCGAGGTCGCCGCCCGGTGTTGGGATCGATTGGGCGAGGCCGGATTCACCCGAACCGACGTGATCATCGGGATCGGTGGCGGTGCCGTCACCGACCTCGCCGGATTCGTGGCCGCGTGCTGGCTGCGCGGCGTCGATGTGATTCAACTGCCCACATCGGTATTGGGCATGGTGGACGCGGCGGTCGGTGGAAAGACCGGCGTCAACACCGGAGGTGGGAAGAACCTGGTCGGCGCGTTCCATCCGCCACGGTCAGTCCTGTGTGATCTGTCGATCCTGGACACCTTGCCGCGGGTCGACCGGGCGGCGGGTCTCGCCGAGGTGATCAAGTGCGGTTTCATCGCCGACCCGAAAATCCTCGACATCATCGAGGCCGACCCGAAAGCGGCCTTGGACCCGTCGTCACCTCAGCTGGCCGAACTGGTGCGACGCGCCATCGCCGTCAAAGCCGAGGTCGTCACCGAGGACCTGACCGAGGCGGGCCGCCGAGCATTCCTCAACTATGGACATACCTTCGCCCACGCGATCGAGAAGGTCGAGCGATACGAACGCCGACACGGCGAGGCCGTCTCCATCGGAATGATGTTCGCCGCGGTACTGGGCCGGATGACCGGACGAGTCGACCTGGTTGAGCGCACCCGCGCGATCCTGGAGTCGGTCGGCCTGCCCACCGGCTACGTAGATGGACGATTCGACGACCTGGCCGCGGCGATGCGGCTGGACAAGAAGAACACCGGACACACCCAGCGGTTCGTGTTGCTGGACGACCTCGTTGCACCCGCATTGGTGGACGACGTCACCGTGGAGCAACAGGCGGCCGCCTACCGGGAGATCACGACGTGA
- a CDS encoding M20/M25/M40 family metallo-hydrolase — MTDFATVTAELMPRLREDLKHLASIPSIAFPGYPAEEVHRAHDEVVNLLRDAGVDRIDRLDLPDTSPVITGHIPAPEGAPTVLLYGHYDVQPAGDESLWDSPPFTPTEIEGGKGLRGRGVADCKANIIAHIGALRVHGGRPPVGIRIVFEGQEEYGSAFDDYPPKQPELFAADAMVVADMGNVRPGEPTLTVALRGAADLVVELRTLKQPVHSGEFGGAAPDALLAMIAALATLHDADGNVAVEGLRRDAWEGTSYTDEEFAELAGMTPEARQIGTGPIGERLWHGPAITVIGLDAPAVDTAAAAVVPYARAALNLRVHPEQDVVAAQRALVKHLEKLRPMGQRLTVTAGDAGAGFAATLGGPAYTAMGSAMETAWGSRPVEMASGGSIPLVNALSKAVPDAEILMFGAEDGHCGLHAPNERVLYDELAKTVIAEAAFFDEFARRFRD; from the coding sequence GTGACCGATTTCGCGACCGTCACGGCGGAGCTCATGCCTCGGCTTCGGGAGGACCTCAAGCATCTGGCGTCGATCCCCTCGATCGCCTTTCCCGGTTACCCGGCCGAGGAGGTGCATCGGGCACACGACGAGGTGGTGAACCTGCTGCGGGACGCCGGTGTCGACCGGATCGATCGATTGGATCTGCCCGACACCTCCCCGGTGATCACCGGACATATTCCGGCGCCCGAGGGCGCGCCGACGGTGCTGCTCTACGGCCACTACGACGTCCAACCGGCCGGTGACGAGTCGTTGTGGGATTCGCCGCCGTTCACGCCCACCGAGATCGAGGGCGGAAAGGGGCTGCGCGGCCGGGGCGTGGCCGATTGCAAGGCCAACATCATCGCGCACATCGGTGCGTTGCGGGTCCACGGCGGTCGTCCGCCGGTGGGTATCCGGATCGTCTTCGAGGGCCAGGAGGAATACGGCTCCGCCTTCGACGATTACCCGCCCAAACAGCCGGAGTTGTTCGCCGCCGATGCGATGGTGGTGGCCGACATGGGTAACGTCCGTCCGGGTGAACCGACGTTGACGGTCGCATTGCGCGGCGCCGCCGACCTGGTCGTCGAGTTGCGCACCCTCAAGCAGCCCGTTCACAGCGGTGAGTTCGGGGGCGCGGCCCCCGACGCGCTGCTGGCGATGATCGCGGCGTTGGCGACGCTGCACGACGCCGACGGGAACGTCGCCGTCGAGGGGTTGCGGCGCGACGCGTGGGAGGGGACCTCCTACACCGACGAGGAGTTCGCCGAGCTGGCGGGCATGACGCCCGAGGCGCGCCAGATCGGCACCGGCCCCATCGGGGAGCGACTGTGGCACGGTCCGGCGATCACGGTGATCGGGTTGGACGCGCCGGCGGTGGACACTGCGGCGGCCGCGGTGGTTCCGTACGCGAGGGCGGCGTTGAACCTGCGGGTTCATCCCGAACAGGACGTGGTGGCAGCGCAGCGGGCACTGGTGAAACACCTGGAGAAGCTGCGGCCGATGGGACAGCGGCTGACCGTGACCGCCGGTGACGCCGGCGCCGGGTTCGCCGCCACGCTGGGTGGCCCCGCCTACACGGCGATGGGTTCGGCGATGGAGACCGCGTGGGGAAGCCGACCCGTAGAGATGGCCTCGGGTGGTTCGATTCCGCTGGTCAATGCATTGTCCAAGGCGGTACCCGACGCCGAGATCCTGATGTTCGGCGCCGAGGACGGTCACTGTGGACTCCACGCGCCGAATGAGCGAGTCCTCTACGACGAGCTGGCCAAGACGGTCATCGCCGAGGCGGCCTTCTTCGACGAGTTCGCGCGGCGATTCCGCGACTGA
- the nusB gene encoding transcription antitermination factor NusB — protein sequence MSEKTLAAFPARRKARKRAVDVLYEAEQRDQPIRQVLDARRRLAMSDPQMPGIPAYTMTLVTGVAEHLDPIDEAIDACLDGWELDRLPAVDRNILRVGAYELLHGDEPVDAAVAISEAVKIADVLCGADSPSFINGVLQSVAKLKGTSG from the coding sequence GTGTCGGAAAAGACTCTGGCGGCGTTCCCCGCCCGGCGAAAGGCCCGCAAGCGGGCTGTCGACGTCCTCTACGAGGCCGAGCAGCGCGACCAGCCGATCCGGCAGGTGCTGGATGCTCGCCGCCGCCTGGCGATGAGCGACCCTCAGATGCCCGGTATCCCGGCGTACACGATGACACTGGTCACCGGGGTGGCCGAGCATCTCGACCCCATCGACGAAGCGATCGACGCCTGTCTCGACGGTTGGGAACTGGATCGGTTGCCCGCCGTGGACCGGAACATCCTGCGGGTCGGCGCCTACGAGCTGCTGCACGGTGACGAGCCCGTCGACGCCGCCGTGGCCATCAGTGAGGCGGTCAAGATCGCCGATGTGCTGTGCGGCGCCGACTCCCCGTCATTCATCAACGGTGTCCTACAGAGTGTCGCGAAACTGAAGGGCACATCCGGGTAA
- the efp gene encoding elongation factor P, protein MATTNDLKNGLVLSLDGVLWTVVKFQHVKPGKGGAFVRTTLKNVLSGKVVDKTFNAGTKVDTATVDKRSMQYLYSDSDGFIFMDLDTYDQITVSTETVGDAQNYLLPEAEVIVGIHEGTPLYVELPASVELEVTHTEPGLQGDRSSGGTKPATVETGASVQVPLFIANGEKIKVDTRDGKYLSRA, encoded by the coding sequence ATGGCAACGACCAACGACCTGAAGAACGGCCTAGTGCTCAGCCTCGATGGCGTGCTGTGGACCGTAGTCAAATTCCAGCACGTGAAGCCCGGTAAGGGTGGCGCGTTCGTGCGGACCACCTTGAAGAACGTGCTGTCGGGCAAGGTCGTGGACAAGACGTTCAACGCCGGGACCAAGGTCGACACCGCGACCGTCGACAAGCGCAGCATGCAGTACCTGTACTCCGACTCCGACGGCTTCATCTTCATGGACCTGGACACCTACGACCAGATCACCGTGTCGACCGAGACCGTCGGCGACGCGCAGAATTACCTGCTGCCCGAGGCCGAGGTCATCGTGGGTATCCACGAGGGCACGCCGCTCTACGTCGAGTTGCCCGCTTCGGTCGAACTTGAGGTGACGCACACCGAGCCGGGCCTTCAGGGCGACCGCTCCTCCGGTGGCACCAAGCCGGCCACCGTGGAAACCGGTGCGAGCGTTCAGGTTCCGCTGTTCATCGCCAACGGCGAGAAGATCAAAGTGGACACCCGTGACGGCAAGTATCTGAGCCGCGCGTAA
- the aroC gene encoding chorismate synthase, giving the protein MLRWMTAGESHGPALVAIIDGLPAGIEISSEDVKAELARRRLGYGRGARMKFEQDVVEFIGGVRHGSSLGSPVAIRVANSEWPKWDRVMSPDPVDEAELAGLARNAPLTRPRPGHADLAGMQKYHHGDARPILERASARETAARVAVGTVAKAFLSQALGIEIVSHVVELGSVAAKPGLLPTPADREAVDADPLRCMDPDASAKMVAEVDAAKKDADTLGGIVEVVVYGAPPGLGSHVQWDRKLDARLAMALTSIQAIKGVEIGDAFTQARSRGSQAHDEMVPTPDGVKRVTDRAGGLEGGITTGEPIRVRAAMKPISSLTRPLATIDVVTGEKAEAINQRSDVCAVPAAAVVAESMTAFVLAEAALEKFGGDSVGEISRNLAGYLEGLIIR; this is encoded by the coding sequence GTGCTGCGCTGGATGACTGCTGGAGAATCACACGGCCCCGCCTTGGTCGCGATCATTGACGGGCTTCCCGCCGGAATCGAGATTTCGAGCGAGGACGTCAAGGCCGAGCTGGCGAGGCGGCGGCTGGGGTATGGCCGCGGCGCCCGGATGAAGTTCGAACAGGACGTGGTGGAGTTCATCGGGGGAGTGCGCCACGGCTCCTCCCTCGGTTCGCCCGTCGCCATCCGGGTCGCGAACTCCGAATGGCCCAAGTGGGACCGGGTCATGTCCCCCGATCCGGTCGATGAGGCCGAACTCGCCGGGCTGGCCCGAAACGCCCCGCTGACCAGGCCCCGGCCGGGCCATGCCGATCTCGCGGGCATGCAGAAGTATCACCACGGCGACGCCCGCCCGATTCTGGAGCGCGCCTCGGCGCGTGAGACCGCAGCCCGGGTAGCCGTCGGCACGGTCGCCAAGGCGTTCCTGTCGCAGGCTCTGGGCATCGAGATCGTGTCCCATGTGGTGGAACTCGGTTCGGTGGCCGCCAAGCCGGGCCTGTTGCCGACACCAGCCGATCGGGAGGCCGTTGACGCTGATCCGTTGCGTTGCATGGATCCTGACGCTTCAGCCAAAATGGTCGCCGAAGTCGACGCGGCCAAAAAGGATGCCGACACCCTCGGTGGCATCGTCGAGGTGGTCGTCTACGGCGCACCGCCCGGGCTGGGATCACACGTTCAGTGGGACCGCAAGCTCGATGCCCGGTTGGCGATGGCGCTGACGTCCATTCAGGCCATCAAGGGCGTTGAGATCGGTGACGCCTTCACCCAGGCGCGTTCTCGGGGGTCGCAGGCGCACGATGAAATGGTTCCCACCCCCGACGGCGTCAAACGGGTCACCGATCGCGCCGGCGGACTGGAGGGCGGCATCACCACTGGTGAACCGATCCGGGTGCGAGCCGCGATGAAGCCGATATCCTCGCTGACTCGTCCACTGGCAACCATCGATGTGGTGACCGGCGAGAAGGCCGAGGCGATCAACCAGCGCTCCGACGTGTGCGCGGTTCCGGCGGCCGCCGTCGTCGCCGAGTCGATGACCGCGTTCGTGTTGGCCGAAGCCGCACTGGAGAAGTTCGGTGGCGATTCGGTGGGGGAGATCTCCCGCAACCTGGCCGGCTACCTCGAGGGACTGATCATCCGATGA
- the aroQ gene encoding type II 3-dehydroquinate dehydratase — MTVFVLNGPNLNRLGTREPDIYGSRTYQDLVELCEREAGRLGLSIRVEQSNAESQLIDWLHEAADAGADVVLNAAGYTHTSVAIGDACASLPGRLIEVHISNVHRREAFRHHSYLSAHADGIIIGCGIDGYRLALEHLALAG, encoded by the coding sequence GTGACCGTATTCGTCCTCAACGGACCCAATCTCAACCGCCTCGGCACCCGGGAACCGGACATCTACGGTAGTCGGACCTATCAGGACCTTGTCGAGCTGTGCGAACGCGAGGCGGGCCGTCTCGGCCTGTCGATCCGGGTCGAACAGTCGAACGCCGAGTCACAGTTGATCGACTGGTTGCACGAGGCCGCCGACGCAGGCGCCGACGTCGTCCTCAACGCCGCCGGGTACACCCACACCTCGGTGGCGATCGGTGACGCGTGCGCGTCGTTGCCCGGTCGCCTCATCGAGGTGCACATCTCCAATGTGCACCGACGCGAGGCCTTCCGGCATCACTCCTACCTCTCGGCGCACGCCGACGGAATCATCATCGGGTGTGGAATCGACGGCTATCGGTTGGCGTTGGAGCATTTGGCGCTCGCCGGTTGA
- a CDS encoding VOC family protein, whose product MAQLDGFHHVSLTVSDLARSVAWYREVLGLTVASVREQPGLRKTMLRDSGASMTLVLVEHQDLDGDEFSEFRPGLDHLSFAVADRAALSAWRDRLDALGVEHSGVVSGSVGDLIAFRDRDNIAVELYTRV is encoded by the coding sequence ATGGCCCAATTGGACGGTTTCCATCACGTGTCGTTGACGGTGTCGGACCTGGCGCGGTCGGTGGCGTGGTATCGCGAGGTTCTGGGGCTGACCGTGGCCTCCGTCCGGGAGCAGCCGGGCCTGCGCAAGACGATGCTGCGCGACTCGGGGGCGTCGATGACTCTGGTCCTGGTGGAACATCAGGATCTCGACGGTGACGAGTTCAGCGAGTTTCGACCGGGCCTGGACCATCTGTCGTTCGCGGTGGCCGATCGCGCGGCGTTGTCGGCGTGGCGGGATCGGCTGGATGCGCTCGGAGTGGAACATTCGGGCGTGGTGTCGGGCTCCGTCGGCGACCTCATCGCCTTTCGTGATCGCGACAACATCGCGGTCGAGTTGTACACGCGCGTCTGA
- a CDS encoding prepilin peptidase, which produces MTHQRHRRALPVTTVAHYTGRPPSRTRLTVAVLILCLSLIVQHDLTMVLVIAVSAPRLIVLALIDVEIRRLPDRILLPLYPLTAAILIPAGIWTDNADALVRAAVTASVALVGYAILCAATGAIGFGDVKLAGLLGLITGWVGWSATLFATVAAMFLGAVAGVVSLLGDRTRRTVPYGPALIAAFPFGL; this is translated from the coding sequence ATGACTCATCAACGGCATCGGCGAGCCCTGCCGGTGACCACCGTGGCCCACTACACGGGACGGCCCCCGTCACGGACCCGGTTGACGGTCGCGGTGCTGATTCTCTGTCTGAGCCTCATCGTGCAGCACGATCTCACGATGGTGCTGGTGATCGCGGTCTCGGCGCCGCGCCTCATCGTGCTGGCGCTCATCGACGTCGAGATTCGGCGCCTTCCCGATCGCATCCTGCTGCCGCTTTACCCGCTGACCGCGGCCATCCTGATCCCGGCGGGGATCTGGACCGATAACGCCGACGCACTCGTGCGAGCCGCGGTGACGGCGTCTGTCGCCCTGGTCGGTTACGCGATTCTCTGCGCTGCCACGGGAGCGATCGGATTCGGCGACGTCAAACTGGCCGGACTGCTGGGACTGATCACGGGTTGGGTTGGGTGGTCGGCGACCCTGTTCGCGACCGTCGCGGCCATGTTCCTTGGCGCGGTCGCCGGTGTCGTGTCGTTGCTCGGTGACCGGACCCGTCGAACGGTCCCCTACGGTCCGGCGCTGATCGCCGCCTTCCCGTTCGGTTTGTGA
- a CDS encoding CynX/NimT family MFS transporter, translating to MTATHDSARRTAKRLPATPMAGLIISGVLLAALNLRTAVTSVGPVLSEIQDGLGMSAAIAGVLTTLPVICFAVMGGVTPALVRRFGDRAVLLVALGATATGLILRAGIESVPVFLLASTAALAGGAIGNVAIPTIVKHHFPDRVGALTMTYSTSLALGSMLAASFTVPLEQLAGGSWQWALGLWAVPAIIAMVPWLFLTTRGDARRRATGANKPIRGITRSKLGWMMLIAFGSQSLIAYVMFGWLPEIMRDHGFSAAQAGVMLGVFTAIGVPVALITPILATRRPNQRALMVFLVSGYFVGMPALWLGGQSWVSWAGLVFTAISMGTFPLMLTLFVLRTRTAGGTAALSAFAQSGGYLMSGVGPILVGVLYEVTGDWTAPFCILLGSAVVHLFSSWTTTSDRYLEDELAAKAG from the coding sequence ATGACCGCTACCCACGACTCCGCCCGGAGAACCGCCAAACGGCTGCCCGCCACGCCGATGGCCGGTCTCATCATCAGCGGTGTCCTGTTGGCGGCGCTCAACCTGCGCACCGCGGTCACCAGCGTGGGGCCGGTCCTGTCGGAGATTCAGGACGGCCTCGGCATGTCCGCCGCGATCGCGGGGGTGTTGACGACCCTGCCGGTGATCTGCTTCGCCGTCATGGGTGGTGTCACCCCGGCATTGGTCCGCCGGTTCGGTGACCGCGCGGTCCTCCTGGTGGCGTTGGGCGCCACCGCCACCGGGCTCATCCTTCGAGCCGGTATCGAGTCGGTCCCGGTCTTCCTGCTGGCCTCGACGGCGGCGCTGGCCGGCGGGGCCATCGGCAACGTCGCGATCCCCACGATCGTCAAGCATCATTTCCCCGACCGCGTCGGGGCACTCACGATGACCTATTCGACCTCATTGGCGCTGGGTAGCATGCTGGCGGCCTCCTTCACGGTTCCGCTGGAGCAGTTGGCAGGCGGCAGTTGGCAGTGGGCGCTGGGACTGTGGGCGGTGCCGGCGATCATCGCGATGGTGCCGTGGCTGTTCCTCACCACCCGCGGCGACGCCCGTCGACGCGCCACCGGCGCCAACAAGCCGATTCGCGGCATCACCCGCAGCAAGCTGGGTTGGATGATGCTGATCGCCTTCGGCAGCCAGTCGCTGATCGCCTACGTCATGTTCGGCTGGTTGCCCGAGATCATGCGCGATCACGGTTTCTCGGCGGCCCAGGCCGGTGTCATGTTGGGAGTCTTCACCGCCATCGGTGTCCCGGTCGCGTTGATCACCCCGATCCTGGCGACCCGCCGCCCAAACCAGCGCGCGTTGATGGTGTTCCTGGTGAGCGGCTACTTCGTGGGCATGCCCGCCCTGTGGCTGGGCGGCCAGTCGTGGGTCTCGTGGGCTGGCCTGGTCTTCACCGCGATCAGTATGGGGACCTTCCCGCTGATGTTGACGTTGTTCGTGTTGCGCACGAGGACCGCCGGCGGGACCGCGGCGTTGTCGGCGTTCGCGCAGAGCGGCGGTTATCTCATGTCGGGTGTCGGCCCGATCCTAGTCGGGGTGCTGTACGAGGTGACCGGCGACTGGACGGCGCCGTTCTGCATCCTGTTGGGTTCGGCGGTGGTGCACCTGTTCAGCAGCTGGACGACCACCTCCGATCGCTACCTGGAGGACGAACTGGCCGCCAAGGCCGGCTGA
- a CDS encoding YfcC family protein encodes MAEADDDPKSTSGSARPDDGAASDAEPTAKTMRFPSAYTVLAIVTLLVWVLTFIIPSGRYDVDKDGRPVQGSYHEVENSQSFMDRLHDLFISPVNGLYGIQSSDSGAVGPDATGTLYGSAAVFLFVLAVGAFITVTFATGALDRGIGRLAHRLRSRGLLLIIGIMAVFAVAGTVEGFAEETLGFYGLIIPLVLALGYDRMTAVGAIILGAGIGVLCSTVNPFATGTASSAAGVSIGDGIELRVIMLVVLTLVTIGYVLRYAKRIKADPTRSLSGHLPGDHDQAAAIAESEPPPLTGRQQLVLWLVGATFLLMIFSIIPWSSVINGPDAAPFAWELGWYFPELTALFLVTSVVVGVIGSLGEEKLTGKIVAGFGDFVGAGLVIMLARGVTVLMNNAEVTDTVLHSLENVVSGTSSAIFSIVMFIVNIPLAFLIPSTSGHATLAMPILAPLADFAGVPRSLVITAWQSASGWMNLVTPTTAVVMGGLALAKVRYDRYIRFVAPLLLILFVLICGFMILGAVMG; translated from the coding sequence ATGGCCGAAGCCGACGACGACCCGAAATCGACCAGTGGTTCCGCACGACCCGATGACGGTGCGGCCTCCGATGCGGAACCCACCGCCAAGACGATGCGCTTTCCCAGCGCGTACACCGTACTGGCGATCGTCACGCTCCTCGTATGGGTGTTGACCTTCATCATCCCGTCCGGTCGTTACGATGTGGACAAAGACGGGCGACCGGTGCAGGGCAGCTACCACGAGGTCGAGAACTCCCAGAGTTTCATGGACCGGTTGCACGACCTGTTCATCTCCCCCGTCAACGGGCTCTACGGCATCCAGTCCTCCGACTCGGGCGCCGTTGGACCCGACGCCACCGGAACGCTGTACGGAAGCGCGGCGGTGTTCCTGTTCGTACTCGCCGTCGGTGCCTTCATCACGGTCACCTTCGCCACCGGTGCACTGGATCGGGGCATCGGTCGGCTGGCGCACCGACTGCGCAGCCGGGGGCTGCTGTTGATCATCGGGATCATGGCGGTGTTCGCCGTGGCGGGGACCGTGGAGGGCTTCGCCGAGGAGACGCTGGGGTTCTACGGCCTGATCATTCCGTTGGTCCTGGCACTGGGATATGACCGCATGACGGCGGTGGGGGCGATCATTCTCGGCGCCGGCATCGGTGTGCTGTGTTCGACGGTGAACCCGTTCGCCACCGGCACGGCTTCCTCGGCGGCAGGGGTGTCCATCGGGGACGGTATCGAGCTACGCGTGATCATGCTGGTCGTCCTGACGCTGGTCACCATCGGATACGTCCTGCGGTACGCCAAGCGGATCAAGGCGGACCCGACCCGTTCGTTGTCGGGGCACCTGCCCGGCGATCACGATCAGGCGGCCGCCATCGCCGAATCCGAACCACCGCCGTTGACCGGTCGTCAGCAGTTGGTGCTGTGGTTGGTCGGCGCGACGTTCCTGTTGATGATCTTCTCCATCATTCCGTGGTCCAGTGTCATCAACGGTCCCGATGCGGCGCCCTTCGCCTGGGAGCTGGGTTGGTACTTCCCCGAATTGACCGCGTTGTTCCTGGTGACCTCGGTGGTCGTCGGAGTCATCGGGTCGCTGGGTGAGGAGAAGCTGACCGGCAAGATCGTCGCCGGGTTCGGCGACTTCGTGGGCGCCGGGCTGGTCATCATGCTGGCTCGCGGGGTCACGGTGTTGATGAACAACGCGGAGGTCACCGACACCGTCCTGCACTCGTTGGAGAACGTGGTGTCGGGGACGTCGTCGGCGATCTTCTCCATCGTGATGTTCATCGTGAACATTCCGCTGGCCTTCCTGATCCCGTCCACATCGGGACACGCGACCCTGGCGATGCCGATCCTGGCGCCGCTGGCGGACTTCGCCGGTGTCCCCCGGTCGCTGGTGATTACCGCCTGGCAGTCGGCCAGTGGCTGGATGAATCTGGTGACGCCCACGACGGCGGTGGTCATGGGTGGTCTCGCGCTGGCGAAGGTGCGATACGACCGCTACATCCGGTTCGTGGCGCCGTTGTTGTTGATCCTGTTCGTGCTGATCTGCGGATTCATGATCCTCGGCGCGGTCATGGGTTGA
- a CDS encoding YbjQ family protein, which yields MANESYGGGVDPTTGIVVVTSNDLPGYRIDRVIGEVFGLTVRSRHLGSQIGAGFKSMFGGELRGLSKTLVESRNQAMERLLEQAHARGANAVVAMRYDVTEAGESATEVCAYGTAVIVSPLDSPR from the coding sequence ATGGCGAACGAGTCTTACGGCGGTGGAGTGGATCCGACGACCGGAATCGTGGTGGTCACCAGCAACGATCTGCCCGGGTATCGCATCGATCGGGTCATCGGCGAGGTCTTCGGATTGACGGTTCGGTCTCGGCATCTGGGAAGCCAGATCGGAGCCGGATTCAAATCGATGTTCGGCGGCGAGTTGCGGGGATTGTCGAAGACACTGGTCGAAAGCCGAAATCAGGCCATGGAACGACTGTTGGAGCAGGCGCACGCTCGCGGAGCCAATGCCGTGGTGGCGATGCGATACGACGTCACCGAGGCCGGCGAGTCCGCCACCGAGGTCTGCGCCTACGGCACCGCGGTCATCGTCAGTCCGTTGGATTCCCCGCGCTAG
- a CDS encoding GNAT family N-acetyltransferase: MTSESPATVTVTVRRATIEDDAGLREIDRTAWTPESGFPSLAARERDRFFFDEAHQPDSFWVAQYADRLVGFAQLVPVTPIAEAAHVLLLQGLAVSPTARGIGVAGRMIDHLLAEVRRRGGRKLMLYVFATNTAAIRLYERCGFVIEARLRDQFRIGDGYVDSITMARHLADD, encoded by the coding sequence ATGACGTCCGAATCGCCCGCCACCGTCACCGTCACCGTTCGACGAGCCACCATTGAGGATGATGCCGGCCTGCGCGAGATCGACCGGACGGCATGGACACCCGAGTCGGGATTCCCGTCGCTGGCCGCGCGGGAACGTGACAGGTTCTTCTTCGACGAGGCCCACCAACCCGATTCGTTTTGGGTCGCCCAATACGCCGACCGCCTCGTCGGTTTCGCCCAACTCGTGCCGGTGACACCGATAGCCGAGGCCGCTCACGTCCTCCTGTTGCAGGGTTTGGCGGTGTCTCCCACGGCCCGAGGGATAGGCGTTGCCGGGCGAATGATCGATCATCTCCTCGCCGAGGTGCGCCGCCGGGGCGGTCGCAAACTCATGCTCTACGTCTTCGCCACCAACACCGCCGCGATTCGGCTGTACGAACGCTGCGGATTCGTCATCGAAGCCCGATTGCGCGATCAGTTCCGCATCGGCGACGGATACGTCGACTCGATCACGATGGCACGCCACCTGGCCGACGACTGA